CGCGAAGAGGCGAAGCAGCCGAAGGACAAGACACCAGGGCGCGAGGCGGTGAAGGCCTCAGCGGGCCGCAAGCAAGTTGTGGTGCTCGAAACGCAGCTCGATTTCTGGATTGCGACCGGCCTGCCGGCGATCCCCAAGGACGAGCGGCCTACAATGGAGCACCCGATCTACGCCGTGGAAGACGGAGACACCAGGCAGATCACCTACGAGCACAACGGGAACAAGATCGAGATCATTCCCAGCGTTGCCGGTCGGGCGACCCAGCATGACAAGGATATCGTGCTGTTTTGCGTGTCGAAGCTGGTGGCCGCGATCAACGCCGGCATAGCCGTATCACCGACTATCGAGACGACCGCTCACGAACTGTTGAGCTTCACGCGCAGCAGTACCAGCGAGCGCGGCTATGAGCTGCTTAGCAAGGCGTTCGACAGGCTCACCGGTACTCGCATGCGGGCCACCTTTGAATCGACGAAAGACCGTGACGGTAGCCGGCGCTGGGTGGGCCTGCTCGATGACGTGGAGATCATCACCAGGGGCGCCAAGAACCGCATGTGCGCCATTCGGATCAAGGTATCCGACACCACATTTAACGCTGCGAAAGCCATGGATGTGTTGACCATTCCGGGCGACTATTTCGGGCTACGCAGCGCCATCGCCAAACGCATCTATGAGCTTTGCCGAAAGCATTGCGGCGGCCAGGGCCAATGGAAGATCGGCCTGACTCTGCTGCAAAAGAAG
The Pseudomonas putida genome window above contains:
- a CDS encoding replication initiator protein A, encoding MSSNELFDIDPDLATSPLPKRRSAAKAPLVGQDAINIDKWRKRIEAEARPGETYQQAAERLKREEAKQPKDKTPGREAVKASAGRKQVVVLETQLDFWIATGLPAIPKDERPTMEHPIYAVEDGDTRQITYEHNGNKIEIIPSVAGRATQHDKDIVLFCVSKLVAAINAGIAVSPTIETTAHELLSFTRSSTSERGYELLSKAFDRLTGTRMRATFESTKDRDGSRRWVGLLDDVEIITRGAKNRMCAIRIKVSDTTFNAAKAMDVLTIPGDYFGLRSAIAKRIYELCRKHCGGQGQWKIGLTLLQKKVGSAQAEKKFRAKVKELAEAGSLLDYYMTYLPDEDAVLFFNKSDAGKAALLKATRNGIKTPRKAKAAPAA